A stretch of the Musa acuminata AAA Group cultivar baxijiao chromosome BXJ2-7, Cavendish_Baxijiao_AAA, whole genome shotgun sequence genome encodes the following:
- the LOC103992826 gene encoding auxilin-like protein 1 isoform X1: protein MEAQRVSKKAALGGAAASSAFDDVFGGPPKFLAPFSARMHDYAEIFGAAASACSIPFLDLPPAMDGFDGEPAARRRSSGFDYFEVFGGLDFGELAVSYEELFAVPRRVEVGASDGRALDDPAINDQDTEEYEYPLEDMHEDHKACREEDYVPLSSNSNHSDHGLKQSNLSYDRASPISKEGAFSGKTQITDLPEFHSTLDTIVPLQTQTSDAACCMVYGDKNDGKLQSKFMSNSSTHGLEISRDEFTGDQKKSTIESPILDIDHANLKHCSQSASSDSVASDDASSSNTIYVSVSNISLRTQPLRVPPPSRPPPKTVSKKENPFLKTCATSRISLDGRSLCKPNENSEEHYISVSSASHACQDGDKNSPGFFDVNVDASSAAAAMKQAMELAQARLRTAKESMEKKRINLQSHKKLGQQESNKERKVDQTFIEGNFSEMLTQKSIVKEDKHTDVIASKERNRITNSVKASEDVAEAQRYVVLDQQIMQGNNLRSEKDCGKWRMNQEHHELLSNEKNYKMVEGVSDQEGNRKKTKATANIIEDIYAANKEAILPSELESTGILKEESDGSKNDTNLQDDNVAYKKQVIEEIENATPKFCLHENVDDLQKAHVSSSGENEKHGKAHEVCDGGMRIPYAIENTVSERSENNRELSDGNEFQGIHDSKEGNWKSKAGKEAFECEENFFNLELIGRSSEDKLNSETCKDVLESADNADDRTVADASCEPCESKKKLNVSMTVPNGGEIKMPIGSCVLEAGKGVSATSECSEFMEKTGEEQVEYDHAENLDRMEESGLGNLQEVREEPYLKQELCMSGKNESELKVSQSVDELGENLKKLKATGVIMSGEQEKPMKAIEAACLKDCTGIKVKDSQVEEQQSDKIQEATRASCMQANSVNQDICQANHEIRENEEIRKIHVKPDFSYNSNILSSIPDVSGKPLFVDLGVQQETLSERRCDILESTQNARENYNVDSERIDFDMKKTEEKENERMERERKWAEVEASKLEEEKEREREREKDRVAVERATREAHKRAFAEARERAERIAVEKVTAEARQRALKEAREKAEKASVLSMEKSLAEKASREAKLRAERAAVERATAEARERAAERALAEKATADARERAERSNGIYKDRMSKQNIKEDHISARNKDDYIGAHLQSTSSSSNYRKYSALINQIGDGESALRCKARLERHQRTAERVAKALAEKNMRDIFAQREQAERNRLAEYLDADVKRWSNGKQGNLRALLSTLQYILGPESGWQPISLTDVITAAAVKKAYRKATLCVHPDKLQQRGASIQQKYICEKVFDLLKEAWNKFNSEER from the exons ATGGAGGCGCAGCGCGTCTCCAAGAAGGCCGCCTTGGGGGGGGCGGCGGCGTCGTCCGCCTTCGACGACGTCTTCGGCGGGCCGCCCAAGTTCCTGGCTCCCTTCTCCGCCCGCATGCACGACTACGCCGAGATCTTCGGCGCCGCTGCGAGCGCCTGCAGCATCCCCTTCCTCGACCTCCCGCCGGCGATGGACGGCTTCGATGGTGAACCCGCTGCGCGCCGGAGGAGCTCCGGGTTCGACTACTTCGAGGTCTTCGGGGGTCTGGACTTTGGGGAGCTTGCTGTCTCCTACGAGGAGTTGTTCGCCGTGCCGAGGAGGGTGGAGGTTGGCGCTTCGGATGGCAG GGCCCTGGATGATCCTGCCATTAACGATCAGGACACCGAAGAATATGAATATCCTCTGGAAGACATGCATGAAGATCATAAGGCATGTAGAGAAGAGGATTATGTTCCCCTTTCTTCAAATTCCAACCATTCAGATCATGGCTTAAAGCAATCTAACCTGTCATATGATAGGGCAAGTCCAATCAGCAAAGAGGGTGCTTTTAGTGGGAAAACACAGATAACTGATTTGCCTGAATTTCACTCCACTCTTGACACAATTGTGCCCTTGCAGACCCAAACAAGTGATGCTGCTTGTTGCATGGTTTATGGTGATAAAAATGATGGGAAACTACAGAGCAAGTTTATGTCAAACTCATCAACTCATGGGTTAGAGATATCAAGAGATGAATTTACAGGTGACCAGAAGAAATCAACAATTGAATCTCCTATATTAGATATTGATCATGCAAATTTGAAACACTGTTCACAATCTGCTAGCAGTGACTCGGTAGCCAGTGACGATGCATCATCTTCCAATACTATCTATGTAAGTGTGTCAAACATCAGTCTCCGAACACAACCTTTGCGAGTACCACCACCATCAAGACCACCTCCTAAGACTGTCAGCAAGAAGGAAAATCCATTCTTGAAGACATGTGCAACTTCAAGAATCAGTTTAGATGGAAGAAGTTTGTGTAAACCTAATGAAAATTCTGAAGAACACTATATTAGTGTTAGTTCCGCAAGCCATGCATGTCAAGATGGTGATAAGAACAGCCCTGGTTTCTTTGATGTCAATGTTGATGCAAGTTCAGCTGCTGCTGCAATGAAGCAAGCAATGGAACTAGCTCAAGCAAGATTGAGAACTGCTAAAGAGTCAATGGAGAAAAAGCGCATTAACCTTCAAAGTCACAAGAAGCTGGGTCAGCAGGAAAGCAATAAGGAAAGAAAGGTTGATCAAACTTTCATCGAAGGAAACTTCAGTGAGATGTTGACACAGAAATCCATAGTAAAAGAGGATAAACATACTGATGTGATCGcatcaaaagaaagaaatagaatTACCAATAGTGTAAAGGCAAGTGAAGATGTTGCAGAGGCACAGAGATATGTAGTGTTGGATCAACAGATAATGCAAGGAAACAATTTAAGATCAGAAAAGGATTGTGGAAAGtggaggatgaatcaagaacaccATGAGCTGCTAAGCaatgaaaagaattacaaaatggtTGAAGGTGTCTCTGACCAAGAAGGTAACAGGAAAAAAACAAAAGCAACAGCAAATATTATTGAAGATATTTATGCTGCGAATAAAGAGGCTATTCTGCCATCTGAGCTTGAAAGTACCGGGATCTTGAAGGAAGAAAGTGATGGTAGCAAAAATGATACAAATCTGCAAGATGACAATGTAGCTTATAAGAAGCAAGTAATTGAAGAGATAGAAAATGCAACTCCAAAGTTTTGTCTGCATGAAAATGTTGATGATCTTCAAAAAGCTCATGTTTCTAGCAGTGGAGAAAATGAGAAACATGGAAAGGCTCATGAGGTCTGTGATGGAGGGATGAGAATACCATATGCGATTGAGAATACTGTATCTGAAAGAAGTGAAAATAATCGGGAACTGTCAGATGGCAATGAGTTTCAGGGGATTCATGACAGCAAAGAGGGAAACTGGAAATCAAAAGCTGGTAAAGAAGCTTTTGAATGTGAAGAAAACTTTTTTAATCTTGAGCTAATTGGCAGAAGCTCTGAAGATAAATTAAATTCAGAAACTTGTAAAGATGTGTTGGAATCTGCAGACAATGCAGACGATCGCACTGTGGCTGATGCAAGTTGTGAGCCTTGTGAGAGTAAAAAAAAACTGAATGTGTCCATGACTGTTCCAAATGGAGGGGAGATTAAGATGCCAATTGGATCATGCGTCTTGGAAGCAGGCAAAGGAGTGAGTGCCACTAGTGAATGCAGTGAGTTTATGGAAAAAACTGGAGAAGAGCAAGTTGAATATGATCATGCAGAAAATCTAGATCGGATGGAGGAAAGTGGGTTGGGAAATTTGCAGGAAGTCAGGGAGGAACCATATCTGAAGCAAGAGTTGTGCATGTCAGGGAAAAATGAATCAGAACTTAAAGTCAGTCAATCTGTAGATGAACTAGGAGAGAATTTGAAGAAACTAAAAGCGACAGGAGTAATCATGTCTGGAGAACAGGAGAAGCCGATGAAAGCTATAGAAGCTGCCTGCTTGAAGGATTGCACTGGAATCAAAGTTAAGGACTCTCAAGTTGAAGAGCAGCAAAGTGACAAGATACAAGAGGCAACTCGAGCGTCTTGTATGCAGGCAAACTCTGTGAATCAGGACATATGTCAAGCAAACCATGAGATCAGAGAAAATGAGGAGATCAGAAAAATTCATGTGAAACCTGATTTTTCATATAACAGTAATATCTTAAGTTCCATTCCAGATGTCTCAGGCAAGCCTCTGTTTGTAGATTTGGGTGTCCAGCAGGAAACTTTGTCTGAAAGGAGATGTGACATATTAGAATCAACACAGAATGCTAGAGAAAATTATAATGTAGATTCTGAGAGAATTGATTTTGATATGAAAAAgacagaagagaaagaaaatgaaagaatggaaagagaaagaaaatgggCAGAAGTTGAGGCAAGCAAactagaagaagagaaagagagggagagagaaagagaaaaggacaGAGTTGCTGTGGAAAGAGCAACACGGGAAGCACATAAAAGGGCATTTGCTGAAGCAAGAGAAAGGGCAGAGAGAATTGCTGTAGAGAAGGTTACTGCTGAAGCTCGGCAAAGAGCTCTCAAAGAGGCCCGTGAGAAGGCAGAGAAGGCTTCTGTTCTATCTATGGAAAAATCACTTGCTGAGAAGGCTTCAAGAGAAGCTAAATTAAGGGCAGAGCGAGCTGCTGTTGAGCGAGCAACCGCTGAAGCTCGGGAACGTGCTGCAGAAAGAGCACTTGCTGAAAAGGCTACTGCAGATGCTAGGGAACGTGCAGAGAGATCAAATGGTATTTACAAGGACAGAATGAGTAAACAAAATATCAAAGAAGATCATATCAGTGCCAGGAATAAG GATGATTATATTGGTGCACATCTTCAGAGTACTAGTTCTTCAAGCAACTACAGAAAATATTCAGCTTTGATTAACCAAA TAGGCGATGGTGAATCAGCTCTAAGGTGTAAAGCTAGGCTGGAGAGACATCAAAGGACAGCTGAACGTGTG GCAAAAGCTCTTGCAGAAAAGAACATGCGTGACATTTTTGCTCAAAGAGAACAAGCAGAGAGAAAt AGATTAGCAGAGTATCTGGATGCTGATGTCAAGAGATGGTCAAATGGAAAACAAGGAAATCTGCGTGCACTGCTGTCAACACtgcaatat ATCCTTGGGCCTGAGAGTGGTTGGCAGCCAATTTCCTTGACAGATGTCATTACAGCTGCTGCTGTGAAGAAAGCTTACAGGAAGGCTACACTCTGTGTTCATCCCGATAAATTGCAGCAAAGGGGTGCCAGCATTCAACAAAAGTACATTTGTGAAAAGGTTTTTGATCTTCTTAAG GAAGCTTGGAACAAATTTAACTCAGAGGAGCGATAA
- the LOC135580760 gene encoding uncharacterized protein LOC135580760, protein MAEDAVRSYGNNEDLNVELSHTNGSVTHIQYHSQWMAHWKRASSISAHQCHKHCTLSDASNRKNCVKQEGYSQVENTKSGKVQLVSIGTREGTTPESRNVCSSELNELGLTLHVHRSAEFVGAEKGRCEMDNTLVVPKDVHTYDGVVVSDKLHLHNFSDSSINWENYNTCHSLNSDEVHFPKYDISWKIDNTLNPKRGPGHGQVANRFVKLHLPLKGTMLGSHVTESKATEISTSSDQEIEPCDTVNGLQNFQDGISASTSLPAMVRSKAERPNMKSPVCIKDRRMSSESDHTLDEHRVLRDLWPGKSPLSYLIRENDTEDVLHQPLNYMSNCFIHNVASLDIHNYLHPVNNIDGDAENPFNAIHYQLTTKNMPMELSREKQLIEDSTETAKAKVTPLFEMLTVPATARNQGMWQGDSLPLINSNSMENGVDVNGIEIHMMGKRERPSAKTDAIHIEACLEKHSPKGTISDRLQKDLPRTNLIKSHSPSPSAIQETLSRYVNSSDKTGSVSTGGLSTSRTESMNVDQVFSHVQRSKISNTSSIIENLAQKEQCKRWLKRLRHKSSDAFGLGSKRTKIGDHPTNAEVCSFSSKAHNYDTSSSAMTKCPKEQQIPDTTKDIPSTSECSYGVSARDVQYWIKRWCYKTPQTVKAHVSVVTPGLWEPENRKVLPDNIEGKQFPSIRAIALMGRAMNKFQTGQFQRKGSSVVWNIEDF, encoded by the exons ATGGCAGAGGATGCTGTACGAAGTTATGGAAACAATGAAGATTTAAATGTTGAATTGAGTCACACAAATGGGAGTGTAACTCACATTCAGTACCATTCACAATGGATGGCACATTGGAAACGGGCAAGCAGCATTTCAGCTCATCAGTGCCATAAGCACTGTACTCTTTCTGATGCAAGCAACAGAAAAAATTGCGTAAAACAAGAGGGCTATTCGCAAGTCGAAAATACAAAATCTGGGAAGGTTCAACTGGTAAGCATAGGTACGAGGGAAGGAACAACCCCCGAATCCAGGAATGTGTGCAGTTCTGAGCTTAATGAATTAGGCCTAACATTGCATGTTCACCGGTCAGCTGAATTTGTGGGAGCTGAAAAGGGAagatgtgagatggacaatactcTGGTGGTGCCGAAAGATGTACATACATACGATGGAGTTGTAGTATCAGATAAATTGCATCTTCATAATTTTTCAGACTCCTCTATAAACTGGGAAAACTACAACACATGCCATTCTCTGAATTCAGATGAAGTTCACTTTCCTAAGTATGACATAAGTTGGAAGATTGATAATACTTTAAATCCTAAAAGAGGACCTGGACATGGTCAAGTGGCCAATAGATTTGTTAAGTTACATCTTCCATTAAAAGGAACTATGTTAGGCTCCCATGTAACAGAATCTAAAGCAACAGAGATTAGTACAAGTAGTGATCAAGAGATTGAACCCTGTGATACTGTTAACGgcttacaaaattttcaagatgGTATTAGTGCATCAACTTCTCTGCCAGCGATGGTCAGATCTAAAGCTGAGAGGCCAAATATGAAGTCTCCTGTGTGCATTAAAGATAGAAGAATGTCTTCAGAATCGGATCACACACTTGATGAACATCGG GTGCTAAGAGATTTGTGGCCAGGCAAATCTCCTCTTTCATATCTAATTAGGGAAAACGATACTGAGGATGTTCTTCATCAGCCATTAAACTATATGTCCAACTGCTTCATTCATAATGTTGCAAGTTTGGATATACATAACTATCTTCATCCTGTGAATAATATAGATGGAGATGCAGAGAACCCTTTTAATGCTATTCATTATCAGTTGACAACAAAGAATATGCCAATGGAGTTGTCGCGAGAAAAACAATTGATAGAAGATTCGACAGAAACTGCAAAAGCAAAAGTTACTCCCTTGTTTGAAATGTTAACAGTACCAGCAACAGCAAGGAACCAAGGAATGTGGCAAGGAGATTCACTGCCTTTAATTAACTCAAATAGCATGGAAAATGGGGTTGATGTAAATGGAATTGAGATACATATGATGGGAAAGAGGGAAAGACCATCAGCTAAAACTGATGCAATTCACATTGAGGCTTGCCTGGAAAAACACTCTCCGAAAG GCACGATTTCTGACAGACTACAAAAG GACCTTCCACGCACGAACCTAATAAAATCCCACTCTCCATCACCTTCAGCGATCCAGGAAACTTTGAGCAGATATGTTAATTCCTCAGACAAAACTGGTAGCGTAAGTACTGGAGGACTGAGCACATCTAGAACTGAAAGCATGAATGTAGATCAAGTTTTTTCTCATGTTCAGAGGTCCAAGATTTCAAATACTAGTAGTATAATTGAAAACTTGGCACAAAAGGAGCAATGTAAAAGATGGCTCAAACGCCTCAGACACAAATCTTCAGATGCTTTTGGCCTTGGTTCTAAGAGAACAAAAATTGGAGATCACCCCACTAATGCAGAAGTATGTAGCTTTTCAAGTAAAGCACACAATTATGACACATCCAGCTCGGCGATGACAAAATGTCCCAAGGAACAGCAGATACCCGATACGACCAAAGACATACCAAGTACTTCTGAGTGCTCCTATGGAGTATCAGCAAGAGATGTGCAATACTGGATTAAAAGATGGTGTTATAAGACCCCTCAAACAGTTAAAGCTCATGTGAGTGTAGTTACACCTGGGCTATGGGAGCCTGAAAATCGAAAAGTGCTTCCTGATAATATTGAGGGGAAACAGTTCCCAAGCATCAGGGCGATAGCTTTGATGGGGAGAGCAATGAACAAATTCCAAACAGGTCAGTTTCAGAGAAAGGGATCATCAGTGGTGTGGAATATAGAGGACTTTTGA
- the LOC135617928 gene encoding putative glucose-6-phosphate 1-epimerase — MATSVAMASLPLGRALTPRSADRRLRFRSSGIAFASLEQKTYAQGIKISEGNGGLPKVSLLSPHGSEAEIYLFGGCITSWKVSNGKDLLFVRPDAVFNGKKPISGGIPHCFPQFGPGPIQQHGFARNMSWSIADSDNVEGDPIITLELRDDPYSRSMWDFSFRTSYKVKLHSNSLSTVLTVTNTDKKPFSFTTALHTYFRASIAGVSVKGLKGCKNLNKDPDPSNPLEGKEEREVITFPGFVDCVYLDAPKEIFLDNGIGDVINIQNSNWSDAVLWNPYMQMESCFKDFVCVENAKIGQVHLEPEQSWTAEQKIAIS, encoded by the exons ATGGCGACGAGCGTGGCGATGGCCTCCCTGCCCCTCGGAAGAGCCCTAACCCCACGGAGCGCAGATCGACGGCTCCGTTTCAG ATCGTCAGGAATCGCGTTTGCGAGCTTAGAACAAAAGACTTATGCCCAggggatcaagatttcggagggGAATGGGGGGCTTCCCAAGGTCTCCCTGCTTTCCCCTCATGGCAG TGAGGCTGAGATTTATCTGTTCGGAGGCTGCATTACATCTTGGAAGGTTTCGAATGGCAAGGACCTTCTCTTTGTTCGGCCAGATGCTGTGTTCAATGGAAAGAAACCTATCAG TGGAGGAATCCCACACTGTTTCCCTCAATTTGGACCTGGCCCTATACAGCAG CATGGTTTTGCAAGAAACATGAGCTGGTCTATTGCTGACTCTGATAATGTCGAAGGGGATCCTATCATAACCTTGGAACTAAGGGATGACCCTTACAGTCGCTCGATGTGGGATTTCAGCTTTCGGACTTCGTACAAG GTTAAGCTACACTCTAATAGTTTGTCAACGGTGCTAACTGTTACCAACACAGACAagaaacctttttcatttacCACTGCGCTGCATACCTATTTCCGT GCTTCTATAGCAGGAGTATCAGTGAAAGGTCTAAAGGGTTGTAAGAATCTGAACAAGGACCCAGATCCTTCTAATCCTTTGGAGGGTAAGGAGGAGAG GGAAGTCATAACTTTTCCGGGGTTCGTTGATTGCGTTTACCTTGATGCACCCAAAGAGATATTCCTTGACAATGGAATTGGTGACGTAATAAATATACAAAACAGCAA TTGGTCAGATGCCGTTCTGTGGAATCCGTATATGCAGATGGAATCCTGCTTCAAAGATTTTGTTTGTGTGGAAAATGCCAAG ATTGGACAAGTCCATTTAGAGCCTGAGCAATCATGGACTGCAGAGCAGAAAATTGCCATTAGCTGA
- the LOC103992826 gene encoding auxilin-like protein 1 isoform X2: MEAQRVSKKAALGGAAASSAFDDVFGGPPKFLAPFSARMHDYAEIFGAAASACSIPFLDLPPAMDGFDGEPAARRRSSGFDYFEVFGGLDFGELAVSYEELFAVPRRVEVGASDGRALDDPAINDQDTEEYEYPLEDMHEDHKACREEDYVPLSSNSNHSDHGLKQSNLSYDRASPISKEGAFSGKTQITDLPEFHSTLDTIVPLQTQTSDAACCMVYGDKNDGKLQSKFMSNSSTHGLEISRDEFTGDQKKSTIESPILDIDHANLKHCSQSASSDSVASDDASSSNTIYVSVSNISLRTQPLRVPPPSRPPPKTVSKKENPFLKTCATSRISLDGRSLCKPNENSEEHYISVSSASHACQDGDKNSPGFFDVNVDASSAAAAMKQAMELAQARLRTAKESMEKKRINLQSHKKLGQQESNKERKVDQTFIEGNFSEMLTQKSIVKEDKHTDVIASKERNRITNSVKASEDVAEAQRYVVLDQQIMQGNNLRSEKDCGKWRMNQEHHELLSNEKNYKMVEGVSDQEGNRKKTKATANIIEDIYAANKEAILPSELESTGILKEESDGSKNDTNLQDDNVAYKKQVIEEIENATPKFCLHENVDDLQKAHVSSSGENEKHGKAHEVCDGGMRIPYAIENTVSERSENNRELSDGNEFQGIHDSKEGNWKSKAGKEAFECEENFFNLELIGRSSEDKLNSETCKDVLESADNADDRTVADASCEPCESKKKLNVSMTVPNGGEIKMPIGSCVLEAGKGVSATSECSEFMEKTGEEQVEYDHAENLDRMEESGLGNLQEVREEPYLKQELCMSGKNESELKVSQSVDELGENLKKLKATGVIMSGEQEKPMKAIEAACLKDCTGIKVKDSQVEEQQSDKIQEATRASCMQANSVNQDICQANHEIRENEEIRKIHVKPDFSYNSNILSSIPDVSGKPLFVDLGVQQETLSERRCDILESTQNARENYNVDSERIDFDMKKTEEKENERMERERKWAEVEASKLEEEKEREREREKDRVAVERATREAHKRAFAEARERAERIAVEKVTAEARQRALKEAREKAEKASVLSMEKSLAEKASREAKLRAERAAVERATAEARERAAERALAEKATADARERAERSNGIYKDRMSKQNIKEDHISARNKDDYIGAHLQSTSSSSNYRKYSALINQSDGESALRCKARLERHQRTAERVAKALAEKNMRDIFAQREQAERNRLAEYLDADVKRWSNGKQGNLRALLSTLQYILGPESGWQPISLTDVITAAAVKKAYRKATLCVHPDKLQQRGASIQQKYICEKVFDLLKEAWNKFNSEER; the protein is encoded by the exons ATGGAGGCGCAGCGCGTCTCCAAGAAGGCCGCCTTGGGGGGGGCGGCGGCGTCGTCCGCCTTCGACGACGTCTTCGGCGGGCCGCCCAAGTTCCTGGCTCCCTTCTCCGCCCGCATGCACGACTACGCCGAGATCTTCGGCGCCGCTGCGAGCGCCTGCAGCATCCCCTTCCTCGACCTCCCGCCGGCGATGGACGGCTTCGATGGTGAACCCGCTGCGCGCCGGAGGAGCTCCGGGTTCGACTACTTCGAGGTCTTCGGGGGTCTGGACTTTGGGGAGCTTGCTGTCTCCTACGAGGAGTTGTTCGCCGTGCCGAGGAGGGTGGAGGTTGGCGCTTCGGATGGCAG GGCCCTGGATGATCCTGCCATTAACGATCAGGACACCGAAGAATATGAATATCCTCTGGAAGACATGCATGAAGATCATAAGGCATGTAGAGAAGAGGATTATGTTCCCCTTTCTTCAAATTCCAACCATTCAGATCATGGCTTAAAGCAATCTAACCTGTCATATGATAGGGCAAGTCCAATCAGCAAAGAGGGTGCTTTTAGTGGGAAAACACAGATAACTGATTTGCCTGAATTTCACTCCACTCTTGACACAATTGTGCCCTTGCAGACCCAAACAAGTGATGCTGCTTGTTGCATGGTTTATGGTGATAAAAATGATGGGAAACTACAGAGCAAGTTTATGTCAAACTCATCAACTCATGGGTTAGAGATATCAAGAGATGAATTTACAGGTGACCAGAAGAAATCAACAATTGAATCTCCTATATTAGATATTGATCATGCAAATTTGAAACACTGTTCACAATCTGCTAGCAGTGACTCGGTAGCCAGTGACGATGCATCATCTTCCAATACTATCTATGTAAGTGTGTCAAACATCAGTCTCCGAACACAACCTTTGCGAGTACCACCACCATCAAGACCACCTCCTAAGACTGTCAGCAAGAAGGAAAATCCATTCTTGAAGACATGTGCAACTTCAAGAATCAGTTTAGATGGAAGAAGTTTGTGTAAACCTAATGAAAATTCTGAAGAACACTATATTAGTGTTAGTTCCGCAAGCCATGCATGTCAAGATGGTGATAAGAACAGCCCTGGTTTCTTTGATGTCAATGTTGATGCAAGTTCAGCTGCTGCTGCAATGAAGCAAGCAATGGAACTAGCTCAAGCAAGATTGAGAACTGCTAAAGAGTCAATGGAGAAAAAGCGCATTAACCTTCAAAGTCACAAGAAGCTGGGTCAGCAGGAAAGCAATAAGGAAAGAAAGGTTGATCAAACTTTCATCGAAGGAAACTTCAGTGAGATGTTGACACAGAAATCCATAGTAAAAGAGGATAAACATACTGATGTGATCGcatcaaaagaaagaaatagaatTACCAATAGTGTAAAGGCAAGTGAAGATGTTGCAGAGGCACAGAGATATGTAGTGTTGGATCAACAGATAATGCAAGGAAACAATTTAAGATCAGAAAAGGATTGTGGAAAGtggaggatgaatcaagaacaccATGAGCTGCTAAGCaatgaaaagaattacaaaatggtTGAAGGTGTCTCTGACCAAGAAGGTAACAGGAAAAAAACAAAAGCAACAGCAAATATTATTGAAGATATTTATGCTGCGAATAAAGAGGCTATTCTGCCATCTGAGCTTGAAAGTACCGGGATCTTGAAGGAAGAAAGTGATGGTAGCAAAAATGATACAAATCTGCAAGATGACAATGTAGCTTATAAGAAGCAAGTAATTGAAGAGATAGAAAATGCAACTCCAAAGTTTTGTCTGCATGAAAATGTTGATGATCTTCAAAAAGCTCATGTTTCTAGCAGTGGAGAAAATGAGAAACATGGAAAGGCTCATGAGGTCTGTGATGGAGGGATGAGAATACCATATGCGATTGAGAATACTGTATCTGAAAGAAGTGAAAATAATCGGGAACTGTCAGATGGCAATGAGTTTCAGGGGATTCATGACAGCAAAGAGGGAAACTGGAAATCAAAAGCTGGTAAAGAAGCTTTTGAATGTGAAGAAAACTTTTTTAATCTTGAGCTAATTGGCAGAAGCTCTGAAGATAAATTAAATTCAGAAACTTGTAAAGATGTGTTGGAATCTGCAGACAATGCAGACGATCGCACTGTGGCTGATGCAAGTTGTGAGCCTTGTGAGAGTAAAAAAAAACTGAATGTGTCCATGACTGTTCCAAATGGAGGGGAGATTAAGATGCCAATTGGATCATGCGTCTTGGAAGCAGGCAAAGGAGTGAGTGCCACTAGTGAATGCAGTGAGTTTATGGAAAAAACTGGAGAAGAGCAAGTTGAATATGATCATGCAGAAAATCTAGATCGGATGGAGGAAAGTGGGTTGGGAAATTTGCAGGAAGTCAGGGAGGAACCATATCTGAAGCAAGAGTTGTGCATGTCAGGGAAAAATGAATCAGAACTTAAAGTCAGTCAATCTGTAGATGAACTAGGAGAGAATTTGAAGAAACTAAAAGCGACAGGAGTAATCATGTCTGGAGAACAGGAGAAGCCGATGAAAGCTATAGAAGCTGCCTGCTTGAAGGATTGCACTGGAATCAAAGTTAAGGACTCTCAAGTTGAAGAGCAGCAAAGTGACAAGATACAAGAGGCAACTCGAGCGTCTTGTATGCAGGCAAACTCTGTGAATCAGGACATATGTCAAGCAAACCATGAGATCAGAGAAAATGAGGAGATCAGAAAAATTCATGTGAAACCTGATTTTTCATATAACAGTAATATCTTAAGTTCCATTCCAGATGTCTCAGGCAAGCCTCTGTTTGTAGATTTGGGTGTCCAGCAGGAAACTTTGTCTGAAAGGAGATGTGACATATTAGAATCAACACAGAATGCTAGAGAAAATTATAATGTAGATTCTGAGAGAATTGATTTTGATATGAAAAAgacagaagagaaagaaaatgaaagaatggaaagagaaagaaaatgggCAGAAGTTGAGGCAAGCAAactagaagaagagaaagagagggagagagaaagagaaaaggacaGAGTTGCTGTGGAAAGAGCAACACGGGAAGCACATAAAAGGGCATTTGCTGAAGCAAGAGAAAGGGCAGAGAGAATTGCTGTAGAGAAGGTTACTGCTGAAGCTCGGCAAAGAGCTCTCAAAGAGGCCCGTGAGAAGGCAGAGAAGGCTTCTGTTCTATCTATGGAAAAATCACTTGCTGAGAAGGCTTCAAGAGAAGCTAAATTAAGGGCAGAGCGAGCTGCTGTTGAGCGAGCAACCGCTGAAGCTCGGGAACGTGCTGCAGAAAGAGCACTTGCTGAAAAGGCTACTGCAGATGCTAGGGAACGTGCAGAGAGATCAAATGGTATTTACAAGGACAGAATGAGTAAACAAAATATCAAAGAAGATCATATCAGTGCCAGGAATAAG GATGATTATATTGGTGCACATCTTCAGAGTACTAGTTCTTCAAGCAACTACAGAAAATATTCAGCTTTGATTAACCAAA GCGATGGTGAATCAGCTCTAAGGTGTAAAGCTAGGCTGGAGAGACATCAAAGGACAGCTGAACGTGTG GCAAAAGCTCTTGCAGAAAAGAACATGCGTGACATTTTTGCTCAAAGAGAACAAGCAGAGAGAAAt AGATTAGCAGAGTATCTGGATGCTGATGTCAAGAGATGGTCAAATGGAAAACAAGGAAATCTGCGTGCACTGCTGTCAACACtgcaatat ATCCTTGGGCCTGAGAGTGGTTGGCAGCCAATTTCCTTGACAGATGTCATTACAGCTGCTGCTGTGAAGAAAGCTTACAGGAAGGCTACACTCTGTGTTCATCCCGATAAATTGCAGCAAAGGGGTGCCAGCATTCAACAAAAGTACATTTGTGAAAAGGTTTTTGATCTTCTTAAG GAAGCTTGGAACAAATTTAACTCAGAGGAGCGATAA